TTTGCAGATCTGCTTGAGTGGCGTCAAGCCGCTCGGGGTGCGTGGGGTGGGTGAGGGCGGTCGTGGTGCGGCGACGGGCTTGAACGGGGGGAGGTATGTGCGGGCGCCGCCGCAGGGGTGGCGGGTGGGCGGTTAGGTGCGGAGGTCTTGGGTTTTAGGCTCGGCGCGGGGGGGTGCTTACAGGCAGCTGAGTGGGGGTTCAGCGACTATTTGCTGCCTTGGCGGTGGGGGCGCGCGTTGTTCGGCGGTGGGGGCGCGCGTTGTTCGGCGGTGGGGGCGCGCGTTGTTCGGGGGTGGTGGTGTGGGCTTACGAAGTTGTCCAGACGATGTCCAGGGTGGCGGGGTCGTAGCCGTGGCCTTCGATCCATTGGAGGGCCTTGGTGCGGCCCTCGGGGCTGAAGGTGCGGATCTTGAGGGAGATCGCTTCGGGGTTCTTCGGGTCGGACTTGGACGCGCCGTACGTCGCCTTGAAGCCGGGGCCGACGTACGGGAGTTCGCGCATGACCGGGTACTTCGCGGCCAGGCGGCGCTGGATCTCGTCGTACCGGCGGCCGGCCTCGGCCTCGGCCTCGAGGGCCTGCTCGGGGTTGTTCTGGGTCCAGGTCCGGCCGGCGGGGCCGTTGGAGTACAGGTACATCTTGACCGACAGCGGGTCGCCGCCCTTGGCGGTCACGGTCTGGGTGTAGGTCTCGAAACCGTCCCGCTCGGCCTTCAGCGTGTGCTGGCCGGCCTTGATCTTGACCTCGCCGTTCGCCGCGATCGGCTGCCCGTCGATGGTCAGGGTCAGGTCGTTCGGGATCGATCGCACGGTCAGCTTCGACTCCGCGCCGCCGCGGAAGACCAGGTAGCCGCCGACCAGCACCACCAGGATGACGACCACGACGCCGCTGAGCAGCCACAGCCGCGGCAGCCTCTCGTCCTCCATCAGTCTCTCCCTCGGTCGTTGCGGGCGGGCGGTCGGTACGGGTCGGTCAGGCCTTCGGGGTCGGCGGGTTCTTCAACCGGGCGGCAGCGAACTCGCTGCCGATGTTGTAGGTGTTGCCGGCCTCCGGGACGTGCCCGTGCAGCGAGGCGGCGGCCGCGTCGTAGCCGTTGAACTCACCGACGAACAGGTACGTGTGACCGGGCCCGATCAGGATGTCACCCGGTTTCAGCTGCTCGGTGGTGATGTTGTCGTACACGTCGTACTTGCCGGAGTTGCGCAGGTACGGTTCCTGGATGCTGGTGCCGCGGACCGGGTAGTCCGGGTCGGCGCCGCTCATCCGCATCACGGTCGCGACGAACACGCCACAGTCGGAGTACTCGTCGGTGCCGGTCGAGCCGTTGTACTCCGGCATCGCCGCCTGGTACTCCGGCTTGGCGTCGCCCTTGTTCTTGCCGTGGCCGGGAGTGTCCCAGGCGAGATTCTTCGCGGTCGCGACGATGTCCATGTTGCCCGCGCCGCAGCCACCGCCACCCGGCGTGGCACCGTCGCCGAAGGTCGCCATGACCTCGACCGCGGTCGCCTTGCGCTCGGTGTACCGCGGGTTGCTCAGGTCCTCGGACCCGGCGAAGCGCTCGAAGTACTGGCCGAACGCGACCGCGGCGGCCTCGACCCCGTTGGCCGCGTGGAGCTTGTCGCCGGCGTTCCCCTCCGGCAGCGGTCCTTCGCCGTTCAGCTGCTTGAGCAGGAACTCCAGCTGCCACTCCAGCGACGCGACCTTGGCCTCGTCGTTGTTGGTGGCCTCCATCGACGGGTTGATCATCTTGCCGGCCGGCGTCCACTGCACGATGCCCCAGCCGAGCTCGCTGCCGCGGGCCGCGCTCGCGCTCGTCTCGACGCCGGGCGCCGTGTTCTGCAGGCGAGCCGGCTCGACGCTCGACTCGTGGATCATGTTGCCGACGATGCCGGCGGCCTGCTCCTTGCTGAACCCGTTCGACGCGAAGAAGTTGAAGGCCTTCTCCTGGTTGTTGCCGCCGACCAGCGGGCCGCCGCCGCACCCGCAGCCACCGGACGACTCGGTGGTGTCCTCGCCGAGCTCGTCGGTCGGGTCCTGCGGCTGGAGGTCGCCGCCGCCGTTCTCGCCGCCGCGGATCCGCAGCTCGAAGTGCAGGTGCTCGCCGTCCTCGCCCGGGTCCTCCTCGTCGCCCTCGCCGGACTTGCCGATCTCCTGGCCGCGGGTGACCTTGTCGCCGACCCGGACGCTCTTGGACTCGAAGAACTGGTACCAGGTCTGCACCGCGTCGTCCTGGTGCTTGATCTTGATCCAGTCGCCGGCGGTGTCGATCACCTCGCCGTCCTCGGCGGCCATCACCTTGCTGCCCTTGTCGACGTCGAAGTCGAGGCCGGTGTGCTTGGGGTCGCCGTCGTCCCAGCCCTCGGACGGCTCGTGCTCGTCGGTCGGCCAGCCGAACGCCTTGCCGGCGCTCGTCGCCGGCGCGCACTCCGAGGCCTGCCCGATCGAGCCCATCGAGGTGAGCAGCATCGCCAGCACGATCAGCAGCGGGAGGACCAGGACGAGCCCGACAGCGCTCAGCGCCGGCAGCGCTTTACCCTCCATCGCGTCCTCCTGGTCGATCAGCGGCTCTCCGGGCGGAGAGTGGGCGGCCGTCGTTCGCCTGGGAACAGACTGCCCGAAAAGGGGCTCATCATGCCGGGAGTTGTCCACAGGTCGGGTCCCGGACGGGTGCCGCGCGCGACAACGGCCCCTGACTGGACGAGAATCCTCCCATGTACGAACGGCTGCGGGTAGATCGCTCGACCACGGTGGACCGGGTCGTGGACGCGCTCCGGGCCGCTCTCTTCGCCGGTGACCTCGAACCGGGGACCCCGCTGCGCGAGCAGCCGCTGGCGGAGGCGCTCGGCGTCGCCCGCAGCACGGTCCGCGAGGCGATGACGATGCTGGTCACCGAGGGCCTGGCGGTCCGCGAGCCGAACAAGGGCGTCAGCGTCGCGATCCTGCACCCGGCCGCGGTCGCCGACATCTGCCGGGCGCGGTTCGTGCTGGAGTCGGCCGGCATCAAGGCCTGGTACGACGCCGAGGAGTCCGCCCGGGAGCAGGTCCGGGTGGCGATGCGGGAATTCGCCGCGACGGCCAAGGACGGCGCGGACCCGGAGGCGATGACGGAGACGCATCTGGCGATCCACCGCAGCCTGGTCGCGCTGACCGGGAGCGAGCGGCTGATCGCCACGGCCGACTCGATCACGGGCGAGGCCAGGCTGGCGCTGGCTCGGGTGGACGCGCTCCGGCAGGACGCGAAGCAGCAGGTCGCGTCCCACCGGAAGCTGATCCGGCTGCTGGAAAAGGGTGAGCTCGACGAGTGCGTCGAGGAGCTGCGGAGACATCTGGCGGGGGCCGAGGAGTCTCTGCTGGAAGCCATCGCGATCCCGCACAGCTGATCACTGCACAGCAGTCACCCCATCAGCAGTGACGTCGTAGGTGGACGCCCCGATGCGCAGGCCCAGCAGGCGAGCGTCGGGGTCGAGCGTGCTCAGCTGGGGGTTCGCGGCGACAGTGCCGTCGAGGCCGACCTGCAGACCGAACACGCCCTCGAGGATCAGGCTCACCCAGGAGCCGGACGACGAGCAGGACCAGTCGATCAGGTACGGGAACTGCGGCGGCGACTTCCGGGCTCCGCCGGCCATCGCCGGGACAGCCTCCTCGACGAAGTGGGCCTGGCCGCACGGTCCCTGGTTCGCCGTCTTCGCCAGACCCGGTAGCCAGTCCAGTGCGACGTCACCGCGGCCCAGGGCGAACAGCGCCCGCCCGGCGTCCGCGGGCCACGCCGGGTACGCGCCGTTCCACTGGTGGTCGGGCCGCAGGCTGAACGCGGCGTCCGCGTCGTACGGCGACAGCGCCCGCATCCAGGTCGGCGTCTGCAGCTCCCGCTGGAAGAACTCGACCATCTCGGCGCGCTGCGTCTCGGACAGGTCGTCCGCCATCGTCGTACCGACGATGTTGAAGTCGTAGCAGTGCCGCACCGGGAACAGCGTCCCGTCCGGCTGGCGGGCGTGCCAGAAGCCGGCGCCCTCGATGTACAGCTCGTTGACGTGACCGGCCTGCTCGTCCGCCTCCTTGCGCAGCAGTTCGGCCCGGTCGACGTCACCGCCGCGCTCGACGACCTCAGCAGCCACCCGCAGGCACCAGACGTTCGCCGCGTTGAAGCTGGCCACCTCGTGGACGTAGCTGCTGACGCACTCCATCAGGTTGTCGATGCCGCCGTAGTCCGCGAGCGCGTGGTCCTTGCGCAGCCCGCGCCACGCCGTCGCCCAGTCGTGCAGGTGCTCCGCGACGGGCTTGCGCGCGGTCTCCCGGCCGACCGGTGCCGCGAGGAAGTCGCCGTCCCCGGTGAACCTGACGTAGTCCCGTACCAGCCGCGTCATCGCGAAGTCGTTGACCGAGTACCAGTAGCCGACCGGTCCGCCGGTGAGCCACTCGGTCCCGAAGTGCGCGTGGGTGTCGAGGTCGATCCAGTGCTCGATGTGGCGCCGCATCGGCGCGGGGTCGAGCAGCGCGTGGGTCAGCGAGGAGAGGCTGTAGTCCCAGATGAACGTCGTGGTCTGCCAGTACCGCGGCATCAACGTGTCGTAGGTCCGGCCCAACACGCTCGCCGGGTTGTCCCGCCGGAACCAGATCACCCCGAGCACGCCCCACCAGTACAGCTTGCGCAGCGCCTCGTTGGACGTCTCCAGCACCGGCAGCGACCCGCTGAACCCATCACCGTCCGGGTCGAACGCGTCAGCCAGCGCCTGGTCCCACAGCTGCTCGGCTGCCACCAGGACACCGGGTACGTCGGCCACGCAGGCGTCGTAGTGCTCGCCCGCCTCCTCCAGCGTCCCGGCGAGGACGTGGACGTACCCGAGCCGAGCCCGCCCCGAAGCATCGAGCGTGAGCGTCGTCTCGACGAGAGACTGCCCACGGACCTCCCCCGGTCCGTCGAGCCCCTGCAGGCTCACCGCGGACGCCGACTCACCGGTCCCCACCAGGGCGACGCGCCCGTCGGCCGCGGCGAGATTGTTCGGCTCCGACGGCGGCTCTGGTCGCAGCCAGCCGGTGGGCGAGCGGGTCGCCGTACTGGCCAGCGCCAACCCGATCCGCACCTCACGGCCGGGCGTCCCCTCGACCTCCAGCTGTACGACGACCGCCGGGCGTCCCGGCGCACACGCCGTCGTAGTCCGCAGCGACAGCGCATCGACCGTCGTCGAGCGGACCACACGGTCCGGCTGCCAGACGACCTCGACCTCACCGCCGTACGAGCGGGCCAGCCGGCCGTCGACGTACAGCTGGCCGGTGATGCAGTCGCCGTGCGAGTACGGCGGGAAGTTCACACTCCGCACGGCGAACACGTCCAGGTCGACCTGTGCCGTGCCGAGGAAGTTGGTCAGCCCGGGCGGGTTGAACATGTCGTCGTAGGTGTGGGTGAGGACGTCGCTGGAGAGATCGACGGAGCGCGGGATGGTCATACGGGAGCCCAATCGGTGTTCGGGAGCAGGGGGTACCAGTCCGGGCGGGCCGGGTCGCGGTCGTACGGGTAGGGGCCGAGCTCGCGGAACAGCTCGGCGTACTCGGCGAGCTTGTCCCGGTCGAGCTCGACGCCCAGACCCGGGCCGTCCGGTACGGCGATCGCGCCGTCGACGTACGGAAGCTTGCCTCCGGCAATGACATCGTCCCGCAGGTGGTGGTAGTGCGCGTCGGCGGCGAAAGCCAGGTTCGGTACGACGGCGCCGAGCTGCAGCATGGTGGACAGTTGGATCCCCAGCTCGCCCGAGGAGTGCACGGCCACGCCGAGCTGGAAGGTCTCGCAGACGCCGGCGGCCTTCACGCACGGGCGGATGCCGCCCCAAAAGGTGGTGTCGAGCAGGATCACGTCGACCGCGGGGTCGCGGACGTTCGCGGCGAGCTGCTCGAAGTTCACCACCACGGTGTTGGTGGCCAGCGGGATCGGCGTCTTGTCGCGGACCCGGCGCATCCCGTTCATGCCCCAGGTCGGGTCCTCCAGGTAGTCGTTGTCGAGGTCCTCGATCCCGCGGGCGAAGCGGATCGCCTCCTCGACGCTGAAGGCGCCGTTCGGGTCGAACCGGACGCGGTGCCCGGGGAACGCCTCGGCCAGCGCCCGGAAACAGTCGCGTTCGTAGTCCGGCGGGAAGACGCCACCCTTCAGCTTGTGCACGCCGAACCCGTGCTCGTCGACCAGCGCCCGGGCGTGCTCCACCAGCTGCTCGGGCGTCCTGATCTCGCCGCTGCCGTCCTCGGCCGGGTGCCGGAAGAACAGGTAGCTGGCGAACGGCACCCGGTCCCGGACCTTGCCGCCGAGCAGCTCGTGCACCGGTACGCCGAGCGCGCGGCCCTGCAGGTCGAGGCAGGCGAACTCGATCGCGGCGAGCAGCTGGGTGCGGTTGTTGTAGAGGCTCGCGGTCGGGTTCGCCAGCATCCAGCGCAACGCCTCGGTGCGCGCCGGGTCGTGCCCGAGCAGGTACGGCTTCAGCCCGGCGACCGCGGCCTCGGCGCTCTGGCCGCCGCCGCCCATCTCGCCGAGGCCGATCAGGCCGTTGTCGGCCTCGACCTCGACCACCGTGCGGACGAACCGTCCCCAGTGCGCGCCGTTGCTGTGCCGCAACGGCGCCTCCAGCGGCACCGTCACCGTGGTCGCCCGGACGTCGACGATCTTCAGCCCGCTCACTTGGCCTCCTCCGGCAGTACGACGGCCAGCCCGGCGGTCAGCCCGCCGTCGACCTTCACGTCGGCCCCGGTCACGAACGCCGCCGGCGGGGAGGTCAGGAAATGGATGACGTCGGCAACTTCCTGCGGCGTCGCCACCCGGCCGAGCGGGTGCGAGCGGCCCCACTCGGCAACGACCTCGTCGGTCGACCGGCCGCCGCCGAACTCCGCGGCCGAGGTCCGCAGCATCGGGGTGTCCACCGAGCCCGGGCAGACCGCGTTGACCCGGATGCCGTCGGCCGCGTGGTCCACGGCCATCGCCCGGACCAGCGAGAGCAGGGCGCCCTTGCCCATCGCGTACGCCGCGACGCCGTGCTGCGCGGCGTACGCCTGGACGGAGGCGACGACGACGACACTGCCGCCGCGGGACAGCAACGGGACGAACGCCTGGCAGGCGAAGAAGACCCCGCCGACGTTGACCGCCATCACCTCGTCGTACACCTGGTACGACGTGTCCGTGACGGTGCCGTAGCGCTGGACGCCGGCCGCGCAGACGAGCGCGGACAGGCTGTCGTCGCCGAGCGCCGCCGCGACCTGCCGCGCTGCGCCCGCGAGCGCGTCGCGGTCCCCCACGTCGACGACCAGTGGGACAACCTGCCCACCGAGCTCGGTCGCCAGCGCCGCCAGGGCATCGGCGTCCCGGTCCAGGGCGAAGACCCGGGCCCCGGCCTGGACGAAGCGCTCGACCGCGCCCCGGCCGATCCCGGCGGCACCACCGGTGACCACGACGGTGCGAAGCGGTTCCTGTGACATGGAGATCCTCCGAGATCAGAACTGCCCGAGGGCCAGGCCCCGGGAGAAGAAGCGTTGGGCGGCCAGGAAGAGCACGACCGTCGGCAGCGACACCAGCAGGCCGCCGGCCAGCACGGTGGGCAGCGCGGCGCCGCCGTACGTGCTCTGCAGGCCGGTCAGGGCCGGCATGATCGGCCGGACCGAGTCGGACTGGCTCAGCGTCAGGCCGAGCAGCAGGTCGTTCCAGACGAACGTCGCCTGCAGGATGAAGATCGCGGCCAGCGCGCTGCCGGCCATCGGCAGGTAGATGCTGCGGAAGATCCGGAACAGGCTGCCGCCGTCGACGATCGCGGCCTCGAACACGCTGCGCGCGATCCCGGTGAAGAAGTTGCGCATCACGAAGGCCGAGAACGGCACGCTGATCGCGGTGTAGACGACGACCATGCCGAGCCTGGTGTCGTACAGGCCGGAGCTGGCGTAGCCGGAGAACAGCGGCATCAGCACCATCTGCAGCGGGAAGATCGTGCCGCCGAAGATGAACACGAACCACAGGAACCCGCGCCGGAGCCGCAGGACGACGATCGCGTACCCGGCGGCCGCGCCGATCAGGACGGCGAGCACCGGCGCTACGACGCTGTAGAGCGTGGTCGCCAGCACCGTGCCACCGAGCGCGGCCTTGTCCCAGGCGTCGGCGAAGTTCGCGAACAGCGAGAACCCGTCCGGCTTCCAGACGGTGGCGGCGTTGTACCCGTCGACCGGTTTGGCCGCGTTCACGACCAGCAGGTAGACCGGCAGCAGCCAGATCAGCCCGAGGACGGCGAGCAGCACCGTGCGGACCGAGCCCGAGGAGGTGTTCTTCATCGTGAGTCCCCGTCCGCGAGCTGATAGCGCAGGTAGAGCACCGACGCGGCGAAGGTGACCAGGCTGAGGAACAGCGCGATCGCCGCGCCCTGGCCGTAGTCGTTGAGCACGAAGGTCTCCTTGTACATCGACAGCGCGAGCGTCTCCGACGACGTACCGGGTCCGCCCTGCGTCATCACCCAGACCACGTCGAAGGTCTTCAGGCTGCCGACGATGGACAGCCCGATCACGACGGTGGTGATCGGCCGCAGCTGCGGCCACAGGTGGTGGGCGAACAACCGGAACCCCTCGGCGCCGTCGAGCCGGGCGGCCTCCAGCGGCTCGGCCGGGATGGACTGCAGGCCGACCACGAACAGCAGCGCGTTCACGCCGGCCGCCTGCCAGGTGACCGCCACGATCATCATCAGCGTGTTGCCCGGACCGGCCTGCAACCAGCCCGTACTCGCGCCGGGCAGCCCGAAGAAGCCGAGCGCCTGCCCGAGCGCGCCGTCCGGCTGCAGCACGAAGCCCCAGATGACGCCGACCGCCACACCGGAGATCGCGTACGGCAGCAGGAACGGCAGCCGCAGCCAGGTGCCCCAGCGGTGCCCGTACGTCAGCACCGCGATCACCAGGCCGAGCGCGACCGGCAGCGTGACCATCCCGACCACCCACAGCAGCGTGTTGGTCAGCGCCCCGATCAGGTCGGGGTCGCTGAACATCGCCTTGTAGTTGGTCAGTCCGGACCACACCGGTGACTCGAGTCCGTCGTAGTCGGTGAAGCTGACGTACGTCGTCCAGAGGAACGGCACGTACAGCAGCAGCGCGACGACGCCGACGGCCGGCAGTCCGAACAGGGGCGCTGCCCGACCACCAGTACGGGCGTCGCGGACAGCCGAGCTCACTTCTGCTTGGCCCAGTACTCGTCCGCCTCGGCCTGGATCTTCTGCAGGCCCGGCATCGGGTCACCCGGCTTGGTGACGAACGCTCCGAACACTTCCAGCGCCTTGGTCGCGACCGGGACCGGCGTCGCCTCGAACCAGCGGTTGATCAGCCGGTAGCCCTCGCCGCCGACGTCCTTGTTCAGGCTCGCCAGGCTCGGGTCCTTGACCTCGGCCTTCGGGTTGAAGGACAGGTCGCCACGGGCGTTCGCCCAGGCCGTCTGCGCCTGCGGGCTGACCCACCAGTCGTTCCACTTGGTCACCGTCGAGCTGTGCTCGCCCTTGGCGGCCGAGCAGACCGGGCCGGTCTCGAAGATCATCGAGGTCTTCGGCAGCGCGGCGTTCACGTTCGGGATGACGAAGAAGTCGTAGTCGGTGCCGGCCTTCATCTTCAGCGTGTTCAGCGAGCCGCTGAACCAGGTGCCGAAGTTGATCATGCCGACGTCGCCGTTCTTCAGCTGGCTCTGCGGCTCGGTCTTCGACCCCGGGTCGCTGAACAGGCCGGCCTCGATCATCTTCTTCCAGTCGTTCATCACCTCGACCACGCCCGGGTCGGTGTACTTGGCCTTGCCGGTCGCGAGCGCGTCGTACAGGTCCGGGTCCTTACCGGCCAGCAGCGTCTCGAACCAGACGAAGCTGAACAGGATGTTGGTCTGGTAGAACGGCTTCACCCCGGCCGCCTTCACCTTGTCGGCGACGGCGAGCAGCTCCGGCCAGGTCTTCGGCGTCGCGGTGATCCCGGCCTTCTTGAAGACGGCCTTGTTGTAGTACATCACCCAGTAGCCGGCGTTCAGGGGGACGCAGTACTGCTTGTCGTCGTAGGTGAAGTACGGCTTGAGCGCCGCCGGGATGTTGCCATCAGCAACCGCCTTGGTCCACTGGTCGGTGGTCTCGGCGACCAGGTTCTGGTCGACCAGGTCCTCCAGCTCCTTGCCGGTGTGCCAGGTGAACAGGTCCGCCTTCTCCTTGGTCCGGAACGACGACCTGATGAACGCGGTGTAGGCGTTGGAGTCGGAGTACCCGACCGGCTCGATGCCGACCCCGGCGTCC
The Kribbella italica DNA segment above includes these coding regions:
- a CDS encoding PEGA domain-containing protein, giving the protein MEDERLPRLWLLSGVVVVILVVLVGGYLVFRGGAESKLTVRSIPNDLTLTIDGQPIAANGEVKIKAGQHTLKAERDGFETYTQTVTAKGGDPLSVKMYLYSNGPAGRTWTQNNPEQALEAEAEAGRRYDEIQRRLAAKYPVMRELPYVGPGFKATYGASKSDPKNPEAISLKIRTFSPEGRTKALQWIEGHGYDPATLDIVWTTS
- a CDS encoding phage tail tip lysozyme, with protein sequence MEGKALPALSAVGLVLVLPLLIVLAMLLTSMGSIGQASECAPATSAGKAFGWPTDEHEPSEGWDDGDPKHTGLDFDVDKGSKVMAAEDGEVIDTAGDWIKIKHQDDAVQTWYQFFESKSVRVGDKVTRGQEIGKSGEGDEEDPGEDGEHLHFELRIRGGENGGGDLQPQDPTDELGEDTTESSGGCGCGGGPLVGGNNQEKAFNFFASNGFSKEQAAGIVGNMIHESSVEPARLQNTAPGVETSASAARGSELGWGIVQWTPAGKMINPSMEATNNDEAKVASLEWQLEFLLKQLNGEGPLPEGNAGDKLHAANGVEAAAVAFGQYFERFAGSEDLSNPRYTERKATAVEVMATFGDGATPGGGGCGAGNMDIVATAKNLAWDTPGHGKNKGDAKPEYQAAMPEYNGSTGTDEYSDCGVFVATVMRMSGADPDYPVRGTSIQEPYLRNSGKYDVYDNITTEQLKPGDILIGPGHTYLFVGEFNGYDAAAASLHGHVPEAGNTYNIGSEFAAARLKNPPTPKA
- a CDS encoding GntR family transcriptional regulator, whose product is MYERLRVDRSTTVDRVVDALRAALFAGDLEPGTPLREQPLAEALGVARSTVREAMTMLVTEGLAVREPNKGVSVAILHPAAVADICRARFVLESAGIKAWYDAEESAREQVRVAMREFAATAKDGADPEAMTETHLAIHRSLVALTGSERLIATADSITGEARLALARVDALRQDAKQQVASHRKLIRLLEKGELDECVEELRRHLAGAEESLLEAIAIPHS
- a CDS encoding enolase C-terminal domain-like protein, translated to MSGLKIVDVRATTVTVPLEAPLRHSNGAHWGRFVRTVVEVEADNGLIGLGEMGGGGQSAEAAVAGLKPYLLGHDPARTEALRWMLANPTASLYNNRTQLLAAIEFACLDLQGRALGVPVHELLGGKVRDRVPFASYLFFRHPAEDGSGEIRTPEQLVEHARALVDEHGFGVHKLKGGVFPPDYERDCFRALAEAFPGHRVRFDPNGAFSVEEAIRFARGIEDLDNDYLEDPTWGMNGMRRVRDKTPIPLATNTVVVNFEQLAANVRDPAVDVILLDTTFWGGIRPCVKAAGVCETFQLGVAVHSSGELGIQLSTMLQLGAVVPNLAFAADAHYHHLRDDVIAGGKLPYVDGAIAVPDGPGLGVELDRDKLAEYAELFRELGPYPYDRDPARPDWYPLLPNTDWAPV
- a CDS encoding SDR family NAD(P)-dependent oxidoreductase, with product MSQEPLRTVVVTGGAAGIGRGAVERFVQAGARVFALDRDADALAALATELGGQVVPLVVDVGDRDALAGAARQVAAALGDDSLSALVCAAGVQRYGTVTDTSYQVYDEVMAVNVGGVFFACQAFVPLLSRGGSVVVVASVQAYAAQHGVAAYAMGKGALLSLVRAMAVDHAADGIRVNAVCPGSVDTPMLRTSAAEFGGGRSTDEVVAEWGRSHPLGRVATPQEVADVIHFLTSPPAAFVTGADVKVDGGLTAGLAVVLPEEAK
- a CDS encoding carbohydrate ABC transporter permease — its product is MKNTSSGSVRTVLLAVLGLIWLLPVYLLVVNAAKPVDGYNAATVWKPDGFSLFANFADAWDKAALGGTVLATTLYSVVAPVLAVLIGAAAGYAIVVLRLRRGFLWFVFIFGGTIFPLQMVLMPLFSGYASSGLYDTRLGMVVVYTAISVPFSAFVMRNFFTGIARSVFEAAIVDGGSLFRIFRSIYLPMAGSALAAIFILQATFVWNDLLLGLTLSQSDSVRPIMPALTGLQSTYGGAALPTVLAGGLLVSLPTVVLFLAAQRFFSRGLALGQF
- a CDS encoding ABC transporter permease subunit, whose protein sequence is MSSAVRDARTGGRAAPLFGLPAVGVVALLLYVPFLWTTYVSFTDYDGLESPVWSGLTNYKAMFSDPDLIGALTNTLLWVVGMVTLPVALGLVIAVLTYGHRWGTWLRLPFLLPYAISGVAVGVIWGFVLQPDGALGQALGFFGLPGASTGWLQAGPGNTLMMIVAVTWQAAGVNALLFVVGLQSIPAEPLEAARLDGAEGFRLFAHHLWPQLRPITTVVIGLSIVGSLKTFDVVWVMTQGGPGTSSETLALSMYKETFVLNDYGQGAAIALFLSLVTFAASVLYLRYQLADGDSR
- a CDS encoding ABC transporter substrate-binding protein, whose product is MSRFANRRTALTALAVAGALALSACGGGGSPAAKGEDKPVDSLKFYNDKGGWKDAFVQVGAASKKDAGVGIEPVGYSDSNAYTAFIRSSFRTKEKADLFTWHTGKELEDLVDQNLVAETTDQWTKAVADGNIPAALKPYFTYDDKQYCVPLNAGYWVMYYNKAVFKKAGITATPKTWPELLAVADKVKAAGVKPFYQTNILFSFVWFETLLAGKDPDLYDALATGKAKYTDPGVVEVMNDWKKMIEAGLFSDPGSKTEPQSQLKNGDVGMINFGTWFSGSLNTLKMKAGTDYDFFVIPNVNAALPKTSMIFETGPVCSAAKGEHSSTVTKWNDWWVSPQAQTAWANARGDLSFNPKAEVKDPSLASLNKDVGGEGYRLINRWFEATPVPVATKALEVFGAFVTKPGDPMPGLQKIQAEADEYWAKQK